The sequence TAGGTCAAGCATTgctattataattcattttgcgttttgtttttacgCGCTTGCGCTTACCCTAGGAATGGCGGGCTGGGCGAGAGCGGGCGGCTGAGGTACTCGGGATGGAACTGCACGGTCACGTAGTAGGGGTGCGTGTCGACCAGCGCGACCTCCATACGGGTCTTGGTGTCGTCCTTGCCCACGAAGCGCAGCCCGCCTTTCTCCAGCTGCTCGATGTACTCCGGGTTCACCTCGTATCTGTGCCTGTGACGCTCTTCGATCACATCCTTTTTGTACAGTTGTGctgaaattagaaattattttttagaatgaTGATACTACcctatattttgtaatttaataaacagaTCTTTTTTTGTAGTCATAGTAAAGAAATGATTAATAGCAAGATTGAAGTGCAATTGTAAGAAACCCTTTAaaacacttaattaaataacagtGAAACATAGCTTGTTAACCTGAATAGATAACAATGAAGCCccttatatttattgttgtagaTTAAATACTATTGAAATAACCTAGTGGATGAACACTTTGctataaacaaatgataataCTTTAGTGGTCAACATCAACTTGAGGATCTTCTCCTCAAGTTGATGTTGACCACTACTCAGACTTGCTAACAAATGAAATGTATTGAGAATATGCAATAAGCAAGCTTACTTATAATACTGGGCTCGAGGTAGGTCTTCCTCTTGCCGAGGCGCATGGTCCCGCCGAGGTTGCCGGGGTGGTGCTCGGGCATGTCCACGACGAGGCGGTGCGCGCAGTGCGGGGCCACCTCCGTGCTGTTGGCGCCCGCCAGCCCCAACACGTTGCGCGCGAACTCGATCACGGACGCCTGCAGCCCCAGGCAGATGCCCAGCATCGGCTTCTGGGTCTCGCGACACCACTGGCAGGCCTCGATCTTGCCTTCAAAGCCACGTTGACCAAATCCTCCTGGTACTATTACTCCACTGTAAcggtacataattataaagtaagaTTTTGCTTATATCTTCTTTGGCTTGCACTATAAGACACACTACAAAATTCCTtagtttcatattttcttaaatttgtacTTGTTTTTCaacagttaattttaaatggttCAATCACAGTTAAagttagtaataaattaaaaacacatcaaaatataattaaaacatgtaaCACTTACTCGCTCTTACAGAGATTCTGCCAGGCTTTGTGATAGCTGACGGGATCATCTATTTTAGTTTGCCGCTCCAGATTGACTGCTTCAATATAAGTCAGGTTGAGTTTGGATCCTGTAGCGATGCAGGCATGTTGCAAGGCCTTCGTAACACTTGCATAGCTGTCTTCCAACTTTGTGTATTTCCCAACTAGAGCTATATTGACTTCCTTGCGTAGATTGTCCACCTGCTTAGCTAAGTTGTGCCACTTTCGCATAAACCTGTAACcgtaaacaattttatcttaatGTACAGTAAACCTATTAGCCTggtttctatttttatgttgGTTTACTTAATGACAGTTCATTTCATGATACCTGATTAGATCGAAATCTAGATATCTCAGACACAAATTTTAAACGTCGATACGATAATTCAATACATGAAGGTACATCGCaagaatatttataatacacatATTTCTCATTCATGGGAATGTAACGTGATACAAACGTATAAAAATCTAGAAGCTTTATTATATCATCTTTAACTCTCGTTTTCACGCCAATTTCGGTGAAAAAGGCGGTTATCGTGAATTTGATCCGTTTTATCTCATAACATTCGGATATTTGTGAATGAGGCGGACTCTCATATGctatcaataatattaattacgtaTTAAAACAGTTCGCTGAAAGAGGTCTCGATGGGCAAGGTACGACTATTGAATTCAATGCGTGCATAGACTGCCGCATGAATCtaagtaacaaataataatgtatttgcaaataaagattcttattcttattcttaataTCCTATCACACAAAGGTGATAATTTATCATAAGTACCTAATACTTGAGACATACCTACACTTAAGTAAACCGGCCGTACTTAAGAAGTGTAGGTATGTCTCAAGTATTAGGTACTAATGATAAATTATCACTGTGGTATTTATTAGATAGCATCCATGAGTACACACAAAAAAGAACGAATAACTGTTACTTCTACAAAAAGCTCATTAGAAATTATCAGGTCGTAAATAATCTTAACTAACTACTATGAAGCATGTttcgttcataataaaaaccataaaaattaGGTTGAAAAAATGCAACGGTTACGtcctttttaatgtaattcgCTGATAATATGCTACGTTATATAAAACCGGATAGCAAAGAAACAAATGTTAGAGGTCAAagacttttaaaatatctaacCCCGGAAGAATAAAGTTTATAGGCATGATAACTATCGTGAGCAATAAAATTGTTCGATAACAATAACTTTGTAATTAGGTCAAGAAAATTGTTACTAGAGTTAAGAGCGATATTATTAGTCGTTACGTGTGTTAAGTGTTTAATTGATTATATCAATTCCAAGTAAGGCACTTGTCATCTttacgtattattttaagaatatagtGCAAATGTATTATACTGATCTTAAAACATGTAGCTAGCGAAATGATATATGATAATATGAGTCAGTTAAAAGTTTTCTGTAATACACAGATTTTGAAAAGCAATAGTTAATCTTCATACACAATGTTCATAGCAAGCACAACACATGCGAGATTCAGAGCATTCTTAAAACAAAGGAATTAAGGTTTGATGTTGCCAAATAATATATCGACAACGAAATGCACTAtttttaacatacataaatagTAAACATCTATAAATATCTGGATCTGGAAACCTTTTGTTACGTTCGAAAACGATCCTAAAACTCGGGCATTGAGGTCATTGTCTTCAGACTATTGAACTCTAGACATGTtacgcaaaaaaaataacttactttcCTGGACGTGGCATGGACATGTTTAGCTGGAgcctttcatttaaatactgTACGACGCCTTGTGCTTCCATCAGCAGTGGTACGTGGTATACTGAGCTTAAGTCGTGAATGCATATTACCTGCAAACGAAAAGAGGTTTGAGTAATTATACCGGTACACCTAGATTGTACGATCTAAgaaggatttaaataaaatcaaaggtCCTTCAGTAATAAGTGTAGACACGAAGACATCAGCATTATTGAAGATAATTTGAGTTTCGGTTATTGATGATTAATTTTAACTACCTATCTTGGCAAAAGTCAAGGCATGAGGTATATGGAAACGAAAATTTTCAAGTCTCATGTCGAACAAAACAGTATATATTccaatcggttcagccatttcGGAGTTTCGTACATACACACACACGCCAGTTGCTAATATTCTAGTCCAATgtcgatacaaataaaattataggaTTATTGAATGTTATCATGatcaattttactgttattttaagAGCATCTAAGAGCTATGATTCTACCCATTCTTAAAGATGTGTCAAACACACAACAGCTAAGACTGACTCTCCGAAAATGAACTTTACTAGGTTGGAATACATGTACCATCATCGCCTTTTCCATTATGAATACTAAAAGTGGTAGACTGTACACAATACAGCTCTTCTTGTTTACAAATAAGCCCTTGTTTTACAAGTTGTTGTGTTTTCTTCACAGGTTAGGTCATCAGGTTCGTGGAATAAAGATGCTCAACattgtttacaataatttgCGAATTATGCATAAGCGAATAAGATTTTTTGCTGAAGACATTGTTGTTGAAATATGTAGACACAAAATCATCCCACAATTATACAATTACATTCAGCCAATGCGATTTTATAGgtaaattaatagattattattattaaataagaaatgtaAGGATAACAGTGTAATAAATATGCTACAGCAAAGACAAAAGATTACAAACTTATTCtcctatattatttttgaattgcaGATTTTTATTATGGCATAAACTGTGTAACAGAAATCAATGCAATTATGTTAGGATTAGTTATTTCTAATGTGTTTAATGTCACTTCACTAGCTCATAAAatacagtaggtacctactttcaCGAGCCTGTGTTAACATAGTTTTTGAAATCAAATGACCTGTGCACTTCAGATAACTTATGAAACTTAATTGTTTTGACTTAGCAACACAAAgtcataacaatttttttttagcacACTGATGTGATAAGAATtacaatgttaatttatttaaagaacaatagaaatgtatgtaatgtactCCATAACTAATACATTAGTTATGCCAGCCATTTTTATTGAgggattttattgttattaagatTAGGTTTTTAGGTATAGATGACTAGAAATTGTTTGATACACTActactatataaaaaaagaaaaaagtaacaGGAATCAATTGGAAGTGTCAATAATTAATGCACTTCAATTCCTTTACTTAAACAAGAACCATTAAATGAATTAGTTTTGTGGATAACTAGTATTTCTAAAAACCACATGCTAatagattataaattatcttaaataTCATCTTACCTGTTCTGGGCTAACATGGCAGAAGTtagacagtttatttttgacaGACTGGTTGATGGGGTGTTCTGACCTACATAATATCAAGTCAGGTGACAGTCCCAGCCCACGGAGCTCTCTGACGGATGATTGTGTGGGTTTTGTTTTAGGCTCTCCTGTAGATTTAGGCTATAAAGGTAGTATGATATTAGAATTGTCagaagcaaaaatattttttgtaccagGTAGTCTTATAAGATtttgaaattagttttattgttactaTATTACATAAACATAGCACTTGCTTCTTTATCAGTAGCTAATATTACATTTACTTATAAAACACCtcgaaaattaaaactattataatttaataagcgGAAGCCTAAAAGCAAATAACTCACCATAGGAACAAGGGAGACATGTGCACAGCAAAAGTTCTCCTTCTTGACTCTGAACTGGAACTGTCTGAAGGCTTCAACAAATGACATGCCCTCAATGTCACCTATAGTGCCACCAAGCTCCACAATACACACTCTGGGAGGTGCCATGTCTGGTGTGACTGGGATGTGGGCCACTCTCTGTACCCATTCTTGTACGGCATCAGTTATGTGTGGGATCACTGGTCAAGATATAATTTCAATCAGTATGGATTGTGAGAGAAATTGTAGTTcctaataataacatattagatttttcttgttggtctttatattttaatattatttaagaaaatttccaCTCACATGGACTAAATACTGCTAAGAACCTCATGAAAGCAATGTCTGTTGTGacctcattttttatttactattcaGAATGTATTGTTTGAGGAGGATCATGCTTACCCTGCACTGTCTTGCCCAGATAGTCTCCTCGCCGCTCACGCTCAATTACCTGCTGATATATCTTGCCAGTAGTTATATTATTGTCTCTATGCAGTGTGATATCCAAGAAGCGCTCGTAGTTGCCAAGATCAAGGTCAACTTCGCCGCCGTCATCAAGAACGTAAACTTCacctagaaaataaaaatagacgcATGCAAATTGCAACACGCGGACAAAAACCTATTTCAATTAAAGGTTAATACAGAGAATTATCCCCTACTCACCATGTTCGTAAGGAGAGAAAGTGCCAGCGTCGATATTTATGTAAGGATCAATTTTAATAGAAGTCACATCGATGCCACAGCTTTTCAAAATTGTGCCAAATGAACTCGCAATCACACCTTTCCCAACACCACTTATAACACCACCGGTAACCAATATATATTTCATGTCCGGcattttgatattcaaatttttatattGCGTATTACGATACTCTTAATAcatgcagtattttttttattatttttaaaacgaaaatgtgatatattttgaaatgtcaatCACACGTGTTCAGAGAGCAAACGCTGCGCGCCATTTGCATTTAAAGCACAGACTAGTTTCTCTTTTTATCTTTAGAGGTGTGCTTTCTGTTTTAATAATCGACTATaacttattctttttttactgTGATACGCGTAATAGTACATAAAACAAACGTGGTTTTGGGTTCTGTACCCCTTGCAAGATAACGCTTTCCAGGCAGGCAGGATGTGGGTGATACACCCTACGTTCAttggattataatataataaaaaaagggtCATTAACTAACCGCAATTCTATATAGATGATGACAAATTTTCTTATATACATCTTTCAACAAGACAGGTGGGACCCTGAATGAAACAGTATTTAGTAACCTATTCAGAATTTAGTAAACTGGTTATATGACATGTGGCCactaattatattatctgtACATTAACTTGCTGTTGTTTATGGCAAGCGTTTGTGTTTGTGACGTTAGTTTGTGTCGCTTGTGACAAGAAGTCAGAATATTTTGAGTGAATTTATAATTGCTTACTATAACTATGCCTAAGTATTACTGCGATTATTGTGACACTTATTTAACGCACGATTCCCCAAGTGTAAGAAAAACACATTGCACTGGCAGAAAACACAAAGATAACGTAAAATTTTACTATCAGAAATGGATGGAAGAACAAGCACAACATCTCATAGACGCTACTACAGCAGCATTTAAAGCTGGTAAAATCGCTCAAAATCCATTTAATAAAGGAGCAGCTATTCCTCCACCATGGGACCCAAGTGTTATGGGTCCTGGTGGGCCCAGGCCACCTGTACCCGCGCCAGGAGGTCCTCCAGGCATGTTACCACCTCCTTCTATGGGCCCTGGCGGTCCCATGGCTCCGCCAATGATGATGGGACCTCACGGACCTATGCCGCCTATGATGGGCATGAGACCACCAATGATGGGACCTATAATGGGGCCAATGGGTCCCATGGGCCCTATGGGACAGATGCGACCACCCCTAATGAATGGGCCACCTATGAACAAATAGTATCAACTCAATAGAGACTGGGACTGGAATGAAGGTCCATAGTTATTTGCCACAAACCATGAACTATAAGTGTGTTTTGaggttataaaattgtttaccaCAATATCATAATGTCGGTTCACACTTTACAGTTTTAGTGACAAGTGTAAAAAGTGCTGCTATGTGGTAAATATGAGAATACAAATTGTATTCACTGATAACTCTGTAATAGTAATGAATAGGTATTGAAAGAATATACCGTCAACCTTCTGGACTAAACTAAACCTCTTGTCCATTGTCAAAAGTGGATTCCACTTTTTGCATTGTAATTGTCAGTCTAATCAAACAAAATAGTATGTAATAACTAAAAATTCACTACTTTGACAATTTGCATTCATCTGACTCAAAGTTACattatagtaatataaaaattgacaGTGATCTGGTTTTGTGGTAGATTTTTGTAAGATAactcaaatgtaaaataaatatttttaagaaattattgtatggttttattttaatagatcttCACTTCTTCAGCAAATAGAACAGTCTAAGCAATTTTCCTGGCTATGCTTTTATTACCTAGTTATGACGAGTTTATAAGAAGCTAAGAAACTTAAAGGTGACATTTCGGTATAGTAGTTTGTGCAAACAaacttatataatatatcctgggacagctCAAACACGGTTatctaagcagagcttgtgttatggtaaccagacaactgataaacttacttatatagttttaaatacatattatagataaattacacccagacaccagaacaaatgatcatgctcatcacacaacatttatcctgggcaggaattgaacccacgacctccggtatagcagtcagggtcactaaccactagaccattCATACctgcataaaataattaatcatttctgACACAAAAGCattgatattattgttttatttattagatactaTAATTGTCATGCTTACTGCTACAGGggaattacaaataattataattgatcaaTCATCTTATTGAATTCTTCAGTAGTACTTGGAAAGTCTCCAGCTAATACTTCATGATTTATAATTAGTACTATTATAAGATCCAGCATCAGTAGCATGACTGAAAGAAGTGGCAATAAGCTGTTGAATATGTTTGTGGCTGTTAATAACTTATGATAATGTGAGAATTCCTTAAAAACAGACACAGATAAAAATGCTTGAAGTGTCGTGCATACGACTATGCCATATACTTTCAGAAATTTTGAAATCTCAAAGTCAAATGCATCCCCTAACATGAATACAGTAATTATGACGTAGGTTGTGAATATTGCAGTGGGCGCGACGAAGCTGTGGAATACATCGAAGGCGATCCCGGATCGCTCATTGAAAAGTTCTCCAGTATTTACAATCAGTGTTAGAAGACGTATCCGCACTGAGCAGCGCAAAGTGATAGCAGTATCCAGCGCCTTGGTAAACAAATGACAGCacattgtttctttttctgCATCTAAACTGAATTCGTGATCCAGGGTTTATTTTACAcatgttaattatttacttgaaatttatttaaattggtgGTTGGTCCTCTTGACATTGTGACTGATAGGAATGTCAAGAATTGAAAGAGGTACAgtaaagaaatatgtatagATACTTAAAATTCGTTATTTCACCGCACGGAATCGCGCGTTTATCTTGATACCAATTAGGCATATAGGTAAGTACccagttacataaaatataaaattttttgCGTATGctaccaaatataaaaatgcttTAGCCGTTGGCTCAGGTCTAAGATATACATACCTTCTTGTTGAACATATATAAAGGGAGGAATCAAAAATATACACCAAACATAattcaacacattttatttaaatttgtattccgaataacttaaaaactttgaaaaagttcAAAACACTACTAACATAGTACCTATTAATATGTActcaataaatacttacatactAAGTTTTATAACCAGCTATTGTAGAGTAGAAATTACCagttacacaaaacaaaattggcCCCTTAGagcattgaaataaaataaaaataatttgagctCGATTTACGTTGTCAAACACTGGTTTTGGAAATGGCTGCCTGCAAAAATGGCACCGTAAGCGAGAAAAGACTAGATTAAAGCTTCTATGAATTTCATTGCCTTATTTACAAACTTTGAGATGGGAATTTCATAAGCACCGCGTCAACATTTCAATATCAGCTTTATCATAATGCAGTCTCCAATGTAGAAGGCGAAATCTTGCCCCGCTCTGGAGAAGTTTTGGTTCGAGTGTGAACTGATGGGCCAGCCATCGTTGGACTCTTAAACGACGATAATTTAGGAGGAGACGATTCGGGACATGTATTGAAAAACTCTGCTCTCTTTGCTTGCATGATTTCTGTTCTTGACGGGCCTTGTGACTTTGTCAGGTCCGCATTAAGAGGGAACACACCTTGATCGGACGACTGGGGGAAATTCCTTTctatttttatcgtattttcATTAACAGGTATTAAATTTCGGCGGGCTCCAAAATGCTGATTTGTGACAATCGGAACCGTCTTAGGAGATAGATTTTCAAGTGAGTTTTCATGTTTCTCACCAGAACTGTTGGAGTTTTCATCTTCATTGTATGCTTCAGGTATAGGTGTAGACAAAACATCTGATCTCGGACTAGCGAAGCGCCACTGTGACTTAGGTGACAATAAAATCTTAGGAGTGTTTTTGTGCTCCTTGATGAGAGCTCCTGTTCTTCCCGGCGAGGAAGGCTGATTGTTTAGTTTGATAACTTTCCTGTTTGAATATGTTTTCGGAGAGCCACTTAAATCGAGAATGTTTATTTGTGATCTGTTAGCAACTTGTGCAGGCAGAGTTTGGGGTTTTTCTTTAGACAGTTTTAATTGTTCAACTGCTgatagtttatttgttttggtttgagGATTTAATGTGTTTAGCTTGACGCTATGTTGCAACAAGAGCTTTTTGAAATCCAGTCGCGATGTTTGAGACATCGGCCCGTGTCTATCGGCGCAAGTGGTCTCTTGCTTTTGAGCTCCATACATGTGGTTGGGAGAAGGCAGTATATTCTGCTTTTCGGAAGGAGACCAGCTCATTCTATTTCTTGGGTCTCCTAAATAGCCAGTTTCAGGATAACGTTGTGTACCTTTACTATATAAAGATGTTTCTGAACTGACTGGAGATAAACTGATGGTGGACAAAGCAGGTGATTCCGATCGATCAGGAGTGTCTTTAATATTGAGTTTCTTTTTACTCTTGTGTATAACAGCATAGAGCTCTTCATTGGTCATGGTGGATTTGACGGGAGATAACAGTTTAGTACTGAGATCAACCACATTGTCTTTGTTAGATGGAGTTGAAGATTTGAACGGTCCAGATGTTCTAGGATCTATTGGAGAAATTCTGATAGATTCTTCGTTTACATTGGTTACATTGCCCCGTGGCCTTTGGTCATAAGTAGGTAGATCGCCGCTTGAAATTTTTCTGCCATACGGTGGTCTCGGAGGCGCGTTGTAATCTAAGTTGTTCCTCTTAGGTAGCGTCCAGAATTTGGGTTGCTCTCTTTGTGGTGCATTCACTGTGTTGTCATAGTTAACGATGCCGTGTTTACCTCGCAGGTGTGCGGTGTGATGTCGATGTAAGGTGGGATTTAAAGCATTAAGATCTACAGTTGGTCCCTTGTCTTGGACTAGACTTGGCGGTATGTTCAAGTAGGGTTTGTCAGCACTGGAATGTCGATAGTCTGAAAAtttaagacaaaataattaatttaaattcttgtgTAGTATTACTACTGCGGGTTTCTTGTTAAGATATGACTTATTAACATATTCCTATAAAACCTGTATTAAAACCtctaattaaacatatttaaaataaatataaaaagtctaaaaatctaaataatcaTTCGTCAATgcaattacaaataaaaaaggttggCTGTTTTAGATTGGTTACATATGGATTTGCCCTGTAATAGTAAGGGACAGTGAAGTGGAGGATTATAGGAGGAGGAAGGTTATTTATATGCACCTATAGTTTGAGAATCGAAGATATTCGTCACACGATCAAGAGAATCGAAACAATCGAATGTATTTCATAAGGCTATATAAACTGCCCACGTCCTGTTGTTAGATTAGTTACCTTTTCGAAAGGAAGAATAGAAAAATTCTTTAGAAAGATATCTGTGCCAATGCTAGAAGGGAAAATTCGAAACATTCTTCAGGAACGTATTGTACATTGAAGGATAAGGGATCAGGTAACAAAGATACTTAATTCAAGGACACGGAGACTAATTGGATTCTTTCAAgtgcattaaaaaataagaggTGTTGAGGAATAAAAATAGGCTTACGTTTCCAAACATGCTGATAAAAAGCTATAGATCACAAATCAACGCtaaagaaacatataaaaacattaaataaaaagtatcaaaTAGTGCACCAAAACCAAGAAGCCAAtaaggttaaataaaacaacactagaacgtacttaaataattaaattattacctacataacaataaatatcgCACATATGAATGAATAGACTTTCGAGTATGCGGTATACTAAGTGCAtggtattttattcttattcattaaagttatattaagtTTAGTATTAAATGTTAAGTGTGTTATAACGTGCttaagtattatttgtttagtaaGTTAGTGACCGCCCTCATGCATCATGCTAAATAAGCAACACAAAACTTTACCTTTCCAGGTGTCGCTAAAGACGGAACATGGGAAGCAACCTCCTTCACTGGGCAAAGCGATGTAAGATGAGTGCAAAGTACTGTACACCTAGTTTTAATCTTCGAACATTGTTAAGTATTGCAACAGTTTCAATATTTCTGTTCATAATCCACATATTAGTCATGTTATGTGCTCAGATTTAGTTTTGTTCAATTGTTATTGCCCATAAGTGAAGTGAGAAAGTGGACTCAGCAGAAgttattatttacaacatttgatattgtagttttttttacaagttatttttttttgtttactgagAAGCAGGtgttaatagaataaaaattatcattGCATTCATTTCAAGATATCAtgatttaaggttttattaagaaatagtAAAGCaatattcctatttttattataataaacctgCTTTCCTTTGCCTCATTGCGATCTCAGTGAAAACCTTTAACAAAAGATCTTGGTATGGCTCCATAGTTGGTGCATATGAGTAAAGTGAGGGTGATAACTGAAGGTGTgacataaaatgaaataagtgCGTTAATTCACAataattctataataatattatttacaacaacACACAAGGACACAGAATAACACACCATGCACTTACAGACGAAGAATGTGAACCACTCGTAAGCTGTGCACTCTGCGGTGAAAAAAGCCACCATGCATAAATTAACAAGTACATTACTATAACATTACAATAAGAAAATACTGATACATCGATGTAGATacagaatttaaaattcaatttcattcatataattcattttcgcctacattaaataa comes from Trichoplusia ni isolate ovarian cell line Hi5 unplaced genomic scaffold, tn1 tig00003104, whole genome shotgun sequence and encodes:
- the LOC113507725 gene encoding CTP synthase translates to MPDMKYILVTGGVISGVGKGVIASSFGTILKSCGIDVTSIKIDPYINIDAGTFSPYEHGEVYVLDDGGEVDLDLGNYERFLDITLHRDNNITTGKIYQQVIERERRGDYLGKTVQVIPHITDAVQEWVQRVAHIPVTPDMAPPRVCIVELGGTIGDIEGMSFVEAFRQFQFRVKKENFCCAHVSLVPMPKSTGEPKTKPTQSSVRELRGLGLSPDLILCRSEHPINQSVKNKLSNFCHVSPEQVICIHDLSSVYHVPLLMEAQGVVQYLNERLQLNMSMPRPGKFMRKWHNLAKQVDNLRKEVNIALVGKYTKLEDSYASVTKALQHACIATGSKLNLTYIEAVNLERQTKIDDPVSYHKAWQNLCKSDGVIVPGGFGQRGFEGKIEACQWCRETQKPMLGICLGLQASVIEFARNVLGLAGANSTEVAPHCAHRLVVDMPEHHPGNLGGTMRLGKRKTYLEPSIITQLYKKDVIEERHRHRYEVNPEYIEQLEKGGLRFVGKDDTKTRMEVALVDTHPYYVTVQFHPEYLSRPLSPSPPFLGLILASLGKLKSYLSKGCRLSPRNQSDVSSDEDEISVSSLSISDEKTVIENGIAVNGESKK
- the LOC113507726 gene encoding U1 small nuclear ribonucleoprotein C is translated as MPKYYCDYCDTYLTHDSPSVRKTHCTGRKHKDNVKFYYQKWMEEQAQHLIDATTAAFKAGKIAQNPFNKGAAIPPPWDPSVMGPGGPRPPVPAPGGPPGMLPPPSMGPGGPMAPPMMMGPHGPMPPMMGMRPPMMGPIMGPMGPMGPMGQMRPPLMNGPPMNK